The genome window CTTTCCCGGTAGAGGGTTTCTAGATCGACATATTCCGCTCCCTTGGCTTTGGCCGAATCACTGGGAAACTTATCATAGGCAAGTATGCGGACTCCAAAACCCGAAATGACATCCATAAACACCTGACCAATCTTTCCGGTGCCTATAATACCCACCGTTTTACCATGGAGATCAAAGCCTAGTAGACCGTCCAGAGAGAAATTTCCTTCCCGCACACGAGAATGAGCCCTGTGGAATTTTCTATTCAGTGTCAGAATCAAACCCATCGCATATTCGGCAACGGCATAAGGAGAGTAGGCTGGAACTCTGCAAACCTTAATTCCTTTCTCCTGAGCTCTATTCAGGTCTATATTGTTGAAACCCGCACAGCGGAGAGCTATCGTTTTGACTCCTCCTTCGGCCAGAACGTCAATGACTCTGGCATTGACCGTATCATTGACAAATACACAGACACTGTCAAAACCGGCAGCAAGAGGAGCTGTTTCCTCGTCCAGTCGGGCTTCAAAGAAAGTTAGGTTAATAGGGTCAGGTTTTTTCTCAGAGAATGCATCTCTAACCCATTTTTTGGTACTGAATACAGCCAGCTTCATAAGAAGGCCTCCTGGATTTTAATCACTAGTTGATAAGTAATAATTTATTTAATTCTAGGGGAGAAGTCAATCTTTTGCGTAGACTTCCCTAATAACATGGTATTTCAAAGTTTAGCATATTTCCTTGCAGAATTGTAAAACCAAAACTTATACTTGAATCATAAGAACAGCCTGTTTTTCAATATATTTTTAAAGGAGTTACTATGGACATATTTGAGTTTTCTATTCAGATGGAACATGACGCAGAAGAATTGTATAGAACCCTGGCATCCAAGACGCAACAGCCCGGGATCAAAAAAATCTTTACAATGCTGGCCGATGATGAAGTGAAGCATGCGAAGGCCGTTGAAGTCCTTCAGAAAAAGCAGGATCCCTCTGCAGAGAAAGGGTCAATGGAAGAGGTTCAAACTATCTTTGCATCCATAAAGAATGAGGTTGTAGATGATATTTTATCCAAAGATCTTCTCTCTGAGCTCAGGCGGGCACGGGATATAGAAAAGAAAGGAAAAGAGTTTTATCAAGAACAGTTTTCAAAATTGGATACAGAAGCGGGACGTAAACTTTTTAAAAGTCTTTCACGTCAGGAAGAGTATCACTATATGACTGTAGATAACCTGATTGATTTAGTCGAAAGGCCACAGTGGTGGGTCGAAAACGCTGAATTTACTCCTATGGGTGATGACTACTATTGATATCTTTAGAACACAGAGATTCGGGCTGTCTTATACCAGAGACAGCCCATTTTATTTGAAGCGAGAGAGATGAAAAACGGCTTTTGAAGCCGTCTTAAGGAGCTTGGCCAAAGTGTTTTAGCCCTTTGAGTTCCCATTATATAAACTTATCATCGTTCATTTGATGGCTCATGTTTCGTTTCAGGAGTTTTCAATTCGGGATATAGATGCTAGTATGATTTTTAATATTGTTCTGGAGGAAATCATGCGAAAACTTGTCATAATTTACTTTATATTGATCAACCTGACAGGTTTTACCCTGGTATTACTGAAAGGATCCGATTTTTTGGCGGAAAGGGAAAACCCTGTCAGTATTGCCTCAGATATCAAGATGGTGGCTGTTTCCGCCTTTGGCGGGGGGCTTGGAAGTTACGGAGGTTATCTGGTTTCAGATCCTTCGGGTACTTTGAAGGACCCTGAGTATAAGATCGTTTTGCAACTCCTTATCCTTCAAAATCTTTTTGTCCTGCTGATTGCGCTGAAGGCCTTCAGAAAAAAACAAAAATCCTCTGGATATAATCGATCCTCTTTTTAAAATCTACTGCGAATTGTCTCCCATTCCTTCGTATTTCAAAGGTGTAAGAAAATGATTTTGAAATTCAATGGCATCTACGGGTGGGCTTGTAATATATCCCTGAATATATTGACAGCCCTCTGAAACAAGGCAGTCAAACTGATCTTGCTTTTCAATCCCTTCGGCCAGAGTTCTGAAATCAAAGGTTTTTGCAATACCAAGTATGGCACGCACAACTTCAAGTGAATTGCTGTTTCCCGGAAGATTATCAACAAACTCCTTGGGTATTTTTAGAGTGTGTATTGGAAGTTTATTCAAGGCGCTGAGGCTGGAATATCCTGTGCCAAAGTCATCCAGCATGACCTCCACTCCCATTTTTGATAGTTCCCTCAGCTTGAGAATCACATCTTCGGGGTTATCCATCACGGCGCTTTCGGTTACTTCCAGATGCAGAGCTTCCGGGGGAACTTTAATGACCTTGAGAGCTGTTTTGATCGTGTCCAAAAAATCATCCTGGTCTAATTGAACGGTCGATACATTGACTGAGACTTCGATATTCTTTTTAAATTCCTTTCTCCAAAATTTTATCTGTTTCAGAGCCGTATATAATACCCACTTTCCAAGATAATTGATGAGACCGCTCTCTTCTGCCAGAGGAATGAACCGGAGTGGAGGCACAGCCCCTCTGCCCGGGACATCCCAACGGAGGAGGGCTTCACAGGCTATGATTTCTTTGTTGTTGTTAACAATGGGCTGATAAGCTAGGTGAAATCCGTTAAAATCATTGAGGATCGATTGTCTGAGTGTCAATTCCAGTGTGTGGTTCTCATGATGTTTCAGGCCTCTTTCGGGGGAATATAGAAACCCGTTCCAACTTTTCTCTTCATGTATGCCAAGGGCAATCTCCGCATTATATTCCAATTCATCCAGAGTGCTGGCATGATCTGGAAAGAGGGCCACTCCGACATTGCAACCAAAACTGACATCAGAAGCCGGGGGGTTATGGGACTCTGAAACTTTCATGATCATCTCAGTGATTTTTTCTTCTACGTCTCTTTTATCTTTATAGTTGGGAATTAGAAACAGAAACTCATCGGATCGGTCTGATTGATAAAGGTTTTCTTCTCCCACAAGGGTTTTCAGGCGTTCTGAGGTAACAAAAAGTAAGACCTTCATCCTGTCCCGAGTGCGGCGTATCCTCTGATAATTTTTGTCCAGCCTGATGATTCCAAAGGCAAAATGAGGGGGAACTTTTCCATTTATAAGCGTATTCATTCTGCGAACCAGCATATGTCTCAGTAGGAGTCCTGTATCCGGGTCATGATTGAGTATAGCGTTTAGCTGTTTTGTTTGAATCCTTTCTTGTTGTAGCTCCCTTTGGAGCTTTTCAATTTGTTTTTTACAAGTTGATTGGTTATCAGCCATAATTTTTACCATCATTTGAGAATATCTTATGCTGAAAATGTCTTCAATTGCAGGACCTAGTCAAAATGGAAAAATGATGTGCATAAAGATATATAGGGATGCTTATTTTTCAATACCAATGATGTTCGCTTTATGGTATAAATAAAGCCAAATAAGTTCTTAGTATTCACAATTGGGGAAGTTCTGCCTGCGGAATTCCCTTATCCGGCTTTATGTCCTGAGAGTATATAGCCTTCATTAAAAAAATCACCAAGGCTTGAAAGTCTTGTAATTCAAGGAGTATTTATGTCTGAAACTGTTGTTCTGGGTGATGAAGCCGTCGCCCTGGGAGCCCTTCATGGGGGCGTCTCTTCATGCTACGGATACCCGGGCACACCATCAACCGAAATCATGGAATATCTAATAGAGAACAGCCAAAACGGCCCCTTGGCCAGTTGGTCCAGCAATGAAAAAACAGCTATGGAGGAGGCTCTTGGAACCTCTTTTGCCGGAAAACGAGCCATTGTTACCATGAAACACGTGGGGCTTAATGTTGCAGCAGATGCCTTTATGAACGGCGCCCTTTTGGACATCCGAGGAGGTCTTGTCATCGTTGTGGCAGATGATCCGGGGATGCACTCATCACAGAATGAACAGGACACACGCTATTATGCCGACTTTGCCCGGGTTCCTCTTTTGGAACCTGTAAATCAGCAGCAAGCCTATGAAATGACCAGAGAGGGGTTTGATCTTTCAGAAAGAATGGGCGTTCCCGTCCTTCTGCGGCTGGTTACAAGGCTTTCTCATTCCAGAGCAGCCATACAGACTCAGCCTCCCAGAGCGGAAAATGCCCTGAACAAGGCCGATAATAAACAGGACTGGATGCTTCTGCCTGCTAATGCCCGCCGCCGGTGGAGCAGTCTACTGGGGCGGCAGAAAGATATGATTGCCTACAGTGAAAAATCTCCTGTCAATTCTCTTGAACTCAATGAATCCAACCGGGAGAGGGCTGTTATCACTACCGGTCTTGGCTATAACTATTTTATGGAAAATAAGGGAGAGTTAACGGATCAACCATCCCACCTGCACATCGGTGTTTACCCTGTACCCGAGGAGAAAATCAGAACATTGGCGGCTCATGTCAAAAAGCTGGTAATTCTTGAAGAGGGATATCCCTATGTGGAACGTCTCATCGCGGGGCTTCTGCCCAGAGAGCTTAAAATCATTGGGAAGCTGGATAATATTGTCCCTCTTCAGGGCGAGTTGACTCCCGATAATGTCCGTCCCGCCCTGGGATTACCCGAAAGAAACGCTGCCGTGGCAAGCTCAATGACCCTCCCTGGAAGACCCCCTCAGCTCTGTGCTGGCTGCCCCCATGATGATACCTACAAGGTCATCAAGGAAGTTCAGGAAGAGCTTGAAGAAAGCACTGTCACATCCGATATCGGCTGTTATGCCCTGGGGGCTCTGCCTCCTCTGGGTGTTCCCGAAACCATCATCTGTATGGGAGCCTCTATTACGGCTGCTAAGGGATGTGCCGAAGCGGGACTTAAAAATGTCATGGCTGTCATCGGAGACAGTACCTTTCTCCATTCGGGGATGACCGGGTTGGTGGACTGCGTGTCTTCCGGCTCAGATGTGACGATCATCATTGTGGACAACGAAACCACTGCCATGACGGGAGGCCAAACAACTATTTTGCCTTCCAGCCGTCTGGAACAGGTGGTCAAAGGCATTATGGGGGATGGGGAACATATCCTGACGATCCCGGCTCATAGAAAATCACATGAAGAAAACAAGGAAAAGCTCCGGAAGGAACTGGCCTATAGCGGTGTTTCTGTGATCATTGCCGTTAGAGAATGCATTGAAACCGCTCGTAAAGCAAATAAGAAGAGGAGCTAAACATCATGAAATACGACATCATTCTTGCCGGAGTAGGAGGGCAGGGCGTTCTGTCTCTAGCCTCAGTTATTGCTACTGCAGCCGCAGAAGCCGGTTTTAAGGTTCGCCAGTCCGAAGTCCATGGTATGGCCCAGCGGGGCGGAGCCGTTATGGCGCATATGCGTCTATCCGATGGAGAGATTTATTCTGACCTTATCGGTTTGGGAACCGCCGACATGGTCATCAGTATGGAACCTCTGGAGAGTCTTCGCTATCTGCCCTGGTTGTCTCCCGAAGGTATTCTGGTGACATCCACCACTCCTGTTAAAAATATTGACAATTATCCCGAGGAGACCCAGGTCCTGGAAGCCCTGAAAAAGCTTCCCTCTGTGTGTTTAGTCGATGATAAGGCTCTGGCCAGGGATGCCGGTTCTGCCAGAGCGGGTAATATGGTCATCGTTGGAGCGGCCTCTAAGAGTCTGCCCATTGATATGACCTATTTGAAGAAAGCGGTAGATAAACTCTTCGCCCGCAAGGGAGATGAGGTGGTGCAGACCAATTATAAGGCTCTGGACCTAGGGAGTCAGGTGTCATGATTCAAAATCTCTATGAGGACGAAGAGGTTGAACGCCTGGATAGAGATGCCTTGAAAGCTCTTCAGCTTTTGAGGCTTAAAAAGACGATTACGACGGCCTTGATCACCCCCTTTTATAAAGAACGCCTTATGGCTGTGGGCATTCAGTCTGCAGAGGATATTCGAACCCTTGAAGATATCAGAAAGATACCCTATACAACCAAAGACGATTTGAGGGAAGCCTATCCCTACGGTCTTCTGGCGGTTGACCGGGATGAGATTGTCAGGATGCATGCGTCCAGTGGGACAACTGGAACTCCCACGGTGATCTACCATACTCAGAAAGATCTGGATAACTGGACCAATATGACCGTCCGCTCTCTAAAAGCAACGGGTTGCCATAAGGGTGATGTCTTCCAGAATATGATGACTTACGGTTTGTTTACCGGCGGTATAGGACTTCACTATGGAGCGGAGAAACTGGGGATGCTCGTCATTCCTGCCTCCAGTGGAAACACAAGACGCCAGTTTCAGCTGATGAAAGATTTTCAAACTTCCACGATTCATGCTACTCCCAGTTACATGCTTCACCTGTATTCCAGAATGGAGGAAATGGGATACTCCCTCTCGGATTTCAATCTGAAGAGGGCTCTCATCGGGGCGGAGCCTCATTCTGAGGAGATCAGGCAGAAGATTGAAGAACTCTTCCATATTGATGCCTACAACTCCTATGGGTTATCCGAAATGAACGGCCCCAGTGTTGCCTTTGAATGTACAGAAAAAAAGGGCATGCATATTTGGGAGGATGCCTATCTTGTAGAAACCATAGACCGGAACAGCCTTGAGCCTGTGGAAGACGGTGTTGAAGGGGAACTTGTCCTGACCATCCTGATCAGGACAGGAACCCCCATCCTGAGGTATCGAACTAAGGACCTGACCACAGTCATTCCCGAAGCCTGTTCCTGCGGCAGAACTAGTCGGAGGATTACACGTATCAAGGGGCGAACCGATGATATGCTGATCATAAACGGCGTGAATGTCTTCCCCTCACAGATCGAGGAAGTTATCATGAAAATGCCTGAGATCGGAACCAACTATTTGATTAAGGTCAGTAAAAAAGGAACCCTGGATCAGCTGACCATTCAGACTGAGGTCGGTGGGGATATGTTTACAGATAATGCTCAGGATCTGCATGATTTGAGACGGCGCATTGTTGAAGAACTTCAGGCAACCATTACCATCAAGGCTCTTGTGGAGCTGCATGAACCCGGTTTTCTTCCGGTCCAGCAGGGTAAGGCAATCCGCGTTATTGATGAGAGAAACGTATATTAGATCATGGCTCACAGGCCGTTTATTAGAGGAGTAAAATTGTGATTTGGAATGAAAAAGCTGAATGTGACAACATTGATGACAGGAAGGTGCAACAGCTCTACAATCTTAAAAAACTGGT of Oceanispirochaeta crateris contains these proteins:
- a CDS encoding ferritin family protein; the protein is MDIFEFSIQMEHDAEELYRTLASKTQQPGIKKIFTMLADDEVKHAKAVEVLQKKQDPSAEKGSMEEVQTIFASIKNEVVDDILSKDLLSELRRARDIEKKGKEFYQEQFSKLDTEAGRKLFKSLSRQEEYHYMTVDNLIDLVERPQWWVENAEFTPMGDDYY
- a CDS encoding putative bifunctional diguanylate cyclase/phosphodiesterase; protein product: MADNQSTCKKQIEKLQRELQQERIQTKQLNAILNHDPDTGLLLRHMLVRRMNTLINGKVPPHFAFGIIRLDKNYQRIRRTRDRMKVLLFVTSERLKTLVGEENLYQSDRSDEFLFLIPNYKDKRDVEEKITEMIMKVSESHNPPASDVSFGCNVGVALFPDHASTLDELEYNAEIALGIHEEKSWNGFLYSPERGLKHHENHTLELTLRQSILNDFNGFHLAYQPIVNNNKEIIACEALLRWDVPGRGAVPPLRFIPLAEESGLINYLGKWVLYTALKQIKFWRKEFKKNIEVSVNVSTVQLDQDDFLDTIKTALKVIKVPPEALHLEVTESAVMDNPEDVILKLRELSKMGVEVMLDDFGTGYSSLSALNKLPIHTLKIPKEFVDNLPGNSNSLEVVRAILGIAKTFDFRTLAEGIEKQDQFDCLVSEGCQYIQGYITSPPVDAIEFQNHFLTPLKYEGMGDNSQ
- a CDS encoding phenylacetate--CoA ligase family protein gives rise to the protein MIQNLYEDEEVERLDRDALKALQLLRLKKTITTALITPFYKERLMAVGIQSAEDIRTLEDIRKIPYTTKDDLREAYPYGLLAVDRDEIVRMHASSGTTGTPTVIYHTQKDLDNWTNMTVRSLKATGCHKGDVFQNMMTYGLFTGGIGLHYGAEKLGMLVIPASSGNTRRQFQLMKDFQTSTIHATPSYMLHLYSRMEEMGYSLSDFNLKRALIGAEPHSEEIRQKIEELFHIDAYNSYGLSEMNGPSVAFECTEKKGMHIWEDAYLVETIDRNSLEPVEDGVEGELVLTILIRTGTPILRYRTKDLTTVIPEACSCGRTSRRITRIKGRTDDMLIINGVNVFPSQIEEVIMKMPEIGTNYLIKVSKKGTLDQLTIQTEVGGDMFTDNAQDLHDLRRRIVEELQATITIKALVELHEPGFLPVQQGKAIRVIDERNVY
- a CDS encoding 2-hydroxyacid dehydrogenase, coding for MKLAVFSTKKWVRDAFSEKKPDPINLTFFEARLDEETAPLAAGFDSVCVFVNDTVNARVIDVLAEGGVKTIALRCAGFNNIDLNRAQEKGIKVCRVPAYSPYAVAEYAMGLILTLNRKFHRAHSRVREGNFSLDGLLGFDLHGKTVGIIGTGKIGQVFMDVISGFGVRILAYDKFPSDSAKAKGAEYVDLETLYRESDIITLHCPLTHETYHLINDYAIKAMKKGVMLINTSRGPLINSNAVINGLKSGIVGYVGLDVYEEEGDLFFEDLSDQVIQDDTFVRLQTFPNVLITSHQAFFTKEAIDNIRDTTYTNLNEIEKTGSCENMVSGVIRKS
- a CDS encoding thiamine pyrophosphate-dependent enzyme, translating into MSETVVLGDEAVALGALHGGVSSCYGYPGTPSTEIMEYLIENSQNGPLASWSSNEKTAMEEALGTSFAGKRAIVTMKHVGLNVAADAFMNGALLDIRGGLVIVVADDPGMHSSQNEQDTRYYADFARVPLLEPVNQQQAYEMTREGFDLSERMGVPVLLRLVTRLSHSRAAIQTQPPRAENALNKADNKQDWMLLPANARRRWSSLLGRQKDMIAYSEKSPVNSLELNESNRERAVITTGLGYNYFMENKGELTDQPSHLHIGVYPVPEEKIRTLAAHVKKLVILEEGYPYVERLIAGLLPRELKIIGKLDNIVPLQGELTPDNVRPALGLPERNAAVASSMTLPGRPPQLCAGCPHDDTYKVIKEVQEELEESTVTSDIGCYALGALPPLGVPETIICMGASITAAKGCAEAGLKNVMAVIGDSTFLHSGMTGLVDCVSSGSDVTIIIVDNETTAMTGGQTTILPSSRLEQVVKGIMGDGEHILTIPAHRKSHEENKEKLRKELAYSGVSVIIAVRECIETARKANKKRS
- a CDS encoding indolepyruvate oxidoreductase subunit beta, whose protein sequence is MKYDIILAGVGGQGVLSLASVIATAAAEAGFKVRQSEVHGMAQRGGAVMAHMRLSDGEIYSDLIGLGTADMVISMEPLESLRYLPWLSPEGILVTSTTPVKNIDNYPEETQVLEALKKLPSVCLVDDKALARDAGSARAGNMVIVGAASKSLPIDMTYLKKAVDKLFARKGDEVVQTNYKALDLGSQVS